GCCCAGCCTGGCGAGAAGCTGCCCACCGACGATGACCGGCAATCAAGGTATAACTCCCATCTTCATTTGGGGTTCCAACCAGAGGTTGTAACAAGCCGTGTGCCTGGATACTGGAACTGAGTTCATCAAGCCGGTCTGCTGACATTTCGCGTCGAGGTTGAAAGGGATTTGGGCGGATTTGATCCAGATCAACCCAAATGACCTGTGGATTTTCAAGGATCTGCTGGGGTGGTTCGACGGGCATTGAGCCTGGTGGTGAGTCCTGGCTCATTTGGGAAAGTTGGGCCAGTCGTTCAGCCGAAACGCTCCAGCGCAATTTTTTAGCCATTGACCACCTCACTCAACGGACTGGGCACTTTGATTTGGTCAAAGAGCCTATCCGCCACAGCACTCACATCCTGGTTGGCGGCACATCTGGCATCATAGGCTTTGAGCGGCATTCCTTGCGTGCCGGCTTCGGCCACGCTGACGTAATCGCGAATGGCCGGAAACAACGGGTATCCAAACGAAGCACAAATCCGGTCGCGAAGTTCTTCCAGATGATGACGGTGCAAAACCAGTCGCGGGTTAAATATCGTGGGGACAACTCCCAAAACTTCAATCGTGGGCAGCCGCATATTGGTTCGTCGTTGTTGAACCTGCAAAATTTCGCGATGGACCTCGGCAAACGCAACCACAGCTTTTCCTTCAGGTTGAACCGGGATCAAAAGCGCATCCGCCGCCAGCAGCACCTGATGGGTGAGTTCAGCAATTTTGGGAGGGCAATCAATCAAAATCAGATCATATTTAGCTTTGAGGCGGTCAAAAACACCCAGCAGGCGGGCCGGGTCGTGTTGTTGCGCCAGTACCCATTCATCATCAATCAAGGTATGGTTGGCCAACCCGAGGTGGACTCCAAATTCTGACTGAATTCGGATCGGATCCCCTTTTGGTCCCCCACGCATGCAGATTGATGACCAGAAGAGATCCGTCACGGGCCGTTCGGCGGGTGTTTCGCCAAAGAAAACCCCCAGCGTTCCCTGTGGATCAGCATCCACCAGCAATACTCGTGACCCACGCCCGGCAAGTTCAAATCCCAGATCCCGAGTCAGGGTGGTTTTTCCGACACCTCCGGCTTGATTAAACACCGCTACTGTTTTGACACAATTGTTTTGTCCCTTTGTCATGGTAAAACCGAAACGTAATTGAAGTGGATTGATTTCTCAGTTGGACCGAGGGCTTGAAACTAAACCGAATTGCCCGAGAACTCAAGCCATCCGAATTGTGGAGGATAAAGAATGCCGGTTTATAGTCAGTAGTCAGTAGTCAGTAGTTCCCTAAGTTCATTTGATTGAATTACTTGATTGTTTCAGGATGCGAGGCATCCACTTCAAAATTGGATAAAAAGATGAAAAAAAACAGGGAAAGTGAGACAAGATGACAGAGTGACAGGGAGACAGGGTGACAAGGAGACCGGGTGACAAGCTGACTGGGTGACAAGGTGACAAGGTGACAGGGTGACAAGGGGACCAGGTGACAAGGTGTCAGGGTGACAAGGTGACATCACTTCAGTTGAGACTTTTTAGTTTTTTGTGCAAATGGCTAGACTGGATTTTTTAGCTCGTTTTTAAGTTTAGATAAACTGTTTATATTCAATGCTTAATGACTAAAGAAAGAGCCAGTTACTTGGTTTTTCCAGGTTAAATTGACTGGTTACAGAAAAAATTGAACAGTCCTCATTTGTCACCTTGTCACTTTGTCACCCTATCTCCTTGTCATCAACGAAGGTCTTTTACTGCGTGGCCACCGCGCCATGGTCATCACAGTGATCACCGTGGATGTGGTGAAGCCGCCCATTGACCAGAAAATCCATATGATCGCCATGCGGAACCTGCAGGTGTCCGCA
This genomic stretch from Acidobacteriota bacterium harbors:
- a CDS encoding ParA family protein, whose translation is MTKGQNNCVKTVAVFNQAGGVGKTTLTRDLGFELAGRGSRVLLVDADPQGTLGVFFGETPAERPVTDLFWSSICMRGGPKGDPIRIQSEFGVHLGLANHTLIDDEWVLAQQHDPARLLGVFDRLKAKYDLILIDCPPKIAELTHQVLLAADALLIPVQPEGKAVVAFAEVHREILQVQQRRTNMRLPTIEVLGVVPTIFNPRLVLHRHHLEELRDRICASFGYPLFPAIRDYVSVAEAGTQGMPLKAYDARCAANQDVSAVADRLFDQIKVPSPLSEVVNG